The stretch of DNA TTCTTCTTTCAAAATGAAGTAAATCGTATTGATTATAAAGAATATCGCAGCGAAGATTAACAGGTTAACTGAATTTAAAGTTAAGGTTTCTCCCAATAAAATAAAAAACACTCCTGTAATCATGGGATTTCTACAATATTTATAGGGCCCTTTGATGACTAACGTTTGTGTAGGTGTCCATGGTGCCAATGTTCCTTTTCCGAAAGTCCGAAATAAGTAAACTGTCCAAATAAATAAAGACAAGCCTGTTAACAGGAATAGTACGCCTAAAACAATAAAAAATGGATTCGCTATAAAGAGCATTTGAGTTTTATCATAACACAGGTATGGAATAATAACCGTCATTGTAAACGGTAAGATGAGGATATCCCGAATATGTTTTATGATAGAGGGCTGGGGCATTGAGTTGACGAATTACGTGTTGTGGGGTTTGAGTTTTGTATTAAGATATTATTTTTTATTGACACAACAACGACCAATACTCCTAATTATTTATTATCGAATATTCCTTTCTGTGTATTTTAATTTGGTTAATAAGAGACCGAAAAATCCCCAACTACAACATACTACCAAGCTCATAATGATATACCCTTTAACAGATACATTTTGATAAAAATACAACCGGTAGATATACATGATCCCAATACAAGAAAGCACTGTCAACGATAATATCCAGCCTATTTTTGTATCTATTAATAATGTAATGCCGGCTATTAAAGTAAGAATATATAAAATAACTACAGCAAAATACTTTTGAATCATAATTAAGGAATAATCAAAAGTGTTGATTTTTGCTCCCTTCGAGACAAAAAAGCGAAACATTTCAATGTTGCCCTTTATAAAGGTCCAGAAAAAGATCACCGCGAACACAATCAGTAGTATGGCAATTACCCTTCGGGAATTGTTTATCGTCCATGGTTTACTCATCTTTAGCATTTAAATTTTTGATTAGCACAATCATATGTTTACACTGTATTCCATTCTCAAAAATGGGTTCGTTGTAATTATCCAAAAAGAAATTTTTTCTGATCTCAACGATTTCAAATCCACATTTCTGGTATAAATAAAGCTGGGTAACACTTGAATTGGCGGTGCCGATTAAGAGTGATTCAAAACCTTTTTCTTTTGCAACCTGTATGGCACTCTCCAACAATAGCTTACCTATTCCCTTGCCTTGATGGACATTATGAACAGCAATGTTTTTTATTTCAGCAACATGATTATTCAAAGGTAAAAGTGCATAAACTCCGGTTATCACATTTTCATTTATTGCGAGATAGATTAATGAGTCATTTATGTATTCGTCAACCATTTTTTTGGAAGGATCGGCAAGTAAAAGTAACTCATAAGGAATTGCCTCGTTTTGTTCGAATGGTCGTATGTGGATATTGAGATTTTCCATGGAGTTAAAAGCTTTTTAATCCTCTTCTTTTTCAATCGATTCTATCATTGATGCAATCCGCCTTTCGGCTTCTGTTTTTGTTATACCGTTATGGTAGTCACGAACAAATGGATGATCGAAATCTTCATGAGGCACAATTTCTGGTCGCTGATTATTTGTCTTAATATACACTGTGGTCGGAATACTATCGTTAAAAATATAGTCAGGCAAATGGTTGCAAAGCCACCCAAAATACTTAGCCTTGTGATTCTCATTAGTATAATTATCTAAATAATCCTGAAAACTATTCTCACTTAGCGAAACCCATAAGCCATAATCTAAGTCTTCACAATGATCTATTACTTTCTGAGTTAAAGTACATCTGATAAATCTATCTACTTGATCAGGATAACGAATAATGCAGAAGTCGCTATTAAGTTCTGCGATTTTTTGTTTATCATCCTCTGATAATAGATTATAATGCAATGGAGAAATAAATCCTAGAGCAGGCCAGTCCTCATGTTCTTTTCCGCAACAACTACAGATGTATTCAATTGATTTTGTCATTTTAGTATAGTGATAGTTTAGTGCACCTTAAAATCCAATTAATAATGTCCTTTTGAAAGAATTCTACTTTCCTTTATTTACCTATACAGTTTGATTAAAGTCCAGTTTAGGTCATCTTGTTCACAAGAATAATCATCAATTACTCCGTAACTCTTATAATCAGAAACATTAAACCCTTCTTCGATATCATTATACCAAATCACTTTTCGTCCATAAATTGCCACTACCCAAAAACCACCTCCTTCTTTTCCAAACTCTTCTTCACTCCATTTCTCTGGCTCTATTCTGATGAGACGCCAAAAAGTCAATAAATCTCCTTCAAGTACTTCTTCAGCTTTCTGCATCTGAAGAACGAGCTCAGCTTTTGTTATTGGAGTTCACATAGGCTCCAGTGTTTCACAAGCTTCCAAAACATTTCCGTCAGGATCATAGAATTGAAAATACTTAATAGATTCGTCCTGGTTAAGTTCAGTTACGTTTACCGCATTGTCGAGTAGTTGTTGACGCAGGGTTTTCGCATCAGTGGTTTTGAAAATTGGGAATGAAGTACTTTTCTTGTTACTGTCTATTCTTTCTTCTGTTTTCCATAATGTCAAACTCGTCGGACCATTGGTGTCTACCACTACAAGACCTATTTGTGCATCTTCATAGATCGAATTCAACCCTAATTTATGTAGATACCATTCTTTAGCTTTTTCGATATCGGATACGCGAACAATTACTGTATCAATTCCCTGAAGTAGTTTTTTTTTATCCATGGTTTTTGATGTATTTAATTAACTCAAGTTGCTAGTTAAATAAGATGTCCCATCGGGACAATAGTTGCTTTTATAATCCCTCATACTACCGGTCTTTTACTCCGATGGAGTATTCATTCACTTAAACTTGGTTGTCAAAACTTAATGTTAAGATCAAAATCCTGTTTCAGTGTAAGCAATGCTTCTGCATTACCTTTTGCATCGTCAACCGGGTGATGTGTATGTTTAGTTTTGCGCAGGTGTTTAAATGTTTTGAAGGTGTCTTTTACCAATCCTTTATATAAGCTCCCTAAATTTTGAGAACTGAAACCAAACGGATTGGTACCGATAAAATGATGAAAATACCTGCAGACAAACATCCAATCGAAACCATTATTATCACTGATAAATATTGGATGATCAGTACAAGTTTCTCCCACCCAAATCTTAAATTCTGTCATTACCTTTTTCGGATCGTCAAAAGTGAGCGTTTCTTCTCTCGTATGTCCCGACATCGCTAACACTTCCGGTAGATATTTATCTGAAATAGGTTTTAGTTTTCCAAAAAACGTCTTATCAAGCTGTTCGTTGACCAATACCGCCCCCAAAGAGATCATTGAATAATCACCGGGAATAGGTCCGTCGCTTTCGATATCCACCATTATATAGGCCATGTTCTATATTACTTTAGATCAAACCATCAATTAAACCTGATAATTCTATTTATTACGTATGGCAAATTAACTTCAACATCGGTTTTGTCTTTAAATATCCAAGGAGGCAGAAAACTAATTGCTTCATTTATCTTAAAATTCAAGAGTTTCTTAGATAACTCCGTATGCTCTTTTTTTATAAGCTGAGACTCAGGATCGGTGCTTACAATAAAAGGATAAATTAGTGTTCCATTTTCATGATAATTTTGGATAGGTTCTACAAGGAAACTTGAAATATTATCATTAGTGATGTTGAATTTAATTAAATAATTATAACTGATATATGCATCCCAATAATCAACAGGTACTTCGATCAAATCAACTAACAAATCGCTCGAAAAAATAAACCCACCTAAAGGTGATGTTCCATTTGCTTCTTTTCTATCAGGATATCTTAGAATATAATATTCTCCCGTATTATCGTTCCTATTGATTTCATTGTCTTTATGAAATGCAACAGGCTGATTCATCAAAAACTGCGATGAACTGTAATCATATTGCACAGATGGTTTCTTTCCTTTTTTATCATAAATACTCCATACTCCTAAAGGTTTACCATTTTCGTACTCTCCCTCAATAAACACTTTTGAATTTGCCGTAAAATATGTCCATTTACCATTTTGTCTGCCATTTACAAAAGAAGCAGAAAGCTTCTTTGCACCATTCTGATAAAACAATTCACTACTTCCATTTAATACCCCATCTGTATAATTAATTTTCCGTATTAATGTACCTTTCGTGCTATAAGTATTCCATTCACCGTCTTTCTTCCCGTTTTTAAAGAAACCTGATTCAATAATTTTCCCTTTATACTCTCTTTCAAACTTTCCTTCTAAAGAAGGTGTAGTGTTTACTATTTTATCATTACAATCACAATGATCAAGTTTATATGTTTCCTGTGCTTGTGTAGTATTTAATGCTACTACTAATCCAATTAATGTTAATGTGATTCTATACATGCTAATTTTACTATTGTATATATTGTTATGTGAATGATAATAGGTTACCTTAATCACAACTATTATCAAGTCTCTGCCTTAAGTTTTTTGTCGGAATTAGCCCAGGAACCTTTACCCAAAAGAAAACGATCGCGTCGTAACACGTTTTCCATTTCGCTTTGTCAAGCACAACATAACCGATGTTGCTAACCTTTTCACCATGCTTGATGATATAACTTTGATTGCTTTGGAAGAAGGATTTCTTGTCGACCAATGTGCTGCCGGTACTGCCCGAAACAAAGACGACTTTTTTGTGAAAGAAATCATAAGAAGTCCCGCTTTCAGAAAGCAATTCTTTTAAAAGCCGGGCTTCCTGTTCATTGATCAATTCAGAATTTTCGGGAGTATAGTTTTCAAATAGTGTAACTATTGAGGGTTTGATTTCATTCTTAGCTTCCTGGCCAAAACAAATCATCGGAATCAAAAAAATAGCGAGTGTAGTTAATAATTTCATAGGTTATTGATTTCAATTTAGCAATGCAACATGTAACCAAAGATATATAAGTTATCTTTTTAACGAAGTTTATTAAACAAAAGTTATCATCCTATAATTTAATTTTTATATCTGCCTAAAAAACGCCCATAACGCTTATTTAAAGCACTTTTAATCGTATCTTAATAAGTAAAGAAATCTGGTAATCAATATTAAATCATCAGTGACTTATGAAGTATTTATTTCTTAGCCTTGCCTCTTGCATTTTGGTGAGTTATAATGTGTTTTGTCAGCCTAAAACTCCAATTCATTCCGACACCATTAATAAACTCATTCAACCAGCTGCTAACGTAAGCCCTTTGGCAATTATTAACCGTTACATTGATTTAATAGGTGGCATGGACAGGCTTAAAGAAGTTAAAACACTGTATATCCAATCAGAAGTTATACTTAAGGTGACTAATATTACATCTGTATTGAAAAGAATGGCTCCCAATAAGGAGTACAACACAATGAGCATTATGGACCTAACAGTTCTGACAAAAACCGTTTTTGATGGTACTAACGGTTATAAGATAATTGATGGCAAGAAAATACCTTTCACAACTGAAGAAATTAAACAGAAGCAGGAAGAGCATTCACTCTTCCCTGAATTATATTTTATCGAAAATAACTTTGCATTAACTGTGGAGGGAATTGAAAAAGTTAATGAGAAAGATGCCTACAAAATCAGAGCTGTATCACCATCCGGCAATATAACTTATCGCTTCTATGATGTTGAAACGGGGTTAATTGTAAGAGCTGACATTAAGCCTGTGGGCGACCCTGATTTTTACACTTCCATCGTTAGTAATTACAAACCTGTTAAAGGTATTTTATTTCCTTTTACCATAGTAACGACACTTCATGATAAACAACAGATGTATATTAAGTCTACTGAGATAAAAATTAACGAAGGAGTGACTGAAGGAGATTTCAAGTAATAAAATTGAAAGCCTGGTTATATGCACAACCAGGCTTTCTTATACTTCCCTTATACGGTCTTATTGACCAGCAGGTATAGGAGGAGCATCTGGCGGTAATTTAGCTTTCACCTCCTTAACCAGCATTATTTTCCCTTTATTGTTCACTCCAATGATATACTTATACCGGTGACTCATTAAGACATAATTTCCTTCTACGGTTGTAGTAGTTGATTTTTCCTTATTCAAGGTGTAATCCGTTCCTTTAAAGAGCGTTTTTACTTTATCCCAGTTATTCCTTATTTCATTTATCGTATAAAATCGCTTTGATTTGTTTGCAACCTGAAAAGTAACAGTGTCATTAAACAAATCATTATTTGCGGTTTTATCTATTTCCTTTTCCAAACTCTTAACAAATGAACTTGCATTAAGAGTACCCGTTTGGGCATTACAACTAAACTGAGATAGTAAAATGAAGCTAATTATTAAATATACTCTCATATTATTTTCTAATGATTGAAGGTACTGAATATGGACGGAATGTAGAAAGTCTCGTTTTTTGCGATTTTGCATCAATAGCTCTAATCATCGTACCGTCATAGATAACTTTACCACTACTGTTAGTTTTAAAGAGTCCACTACTTGTTAATGCCTTTACGGTAATTCCCATATTGTCTGCGAGTTTTTGACCAAATGAAAAACTCCGAATCTGTGCATCACTCCAAGATTGGTCTCCTCCTATCCAGCATCCGTAAAAAGTAGCCACGGCCGATTTTTCAAAGTTTGATTTATCAAATCTCATCACATTATTACCGTTGATCTCTCTTAAATCAT from Solitalea canadensis DSM 3403 encodes:
- a CDS encoding 3'-5' exoribonuclease produces the protein MAYIMVDIESDGPIPGDYSMISLGAVLVNEQLDKTFFGKLKPISDKYLPEVLAMSGHTREETLTFDDPKKVMTEFKIWVGETCTDHPIFISDNNGFDWMFVCRYFHHFIGTNPFGFSSQNLGSLYKGLVKDTFKTFKHLRKTKHTHHPVDDAKGNAEALLTLKQDFDLNIKF
- a CDS encoding methyltransferase family protein; translation: MTVIIPYLCYDKTQMLFIANPFFIVLGVLFLLTGLSLFIWTVYLFRTFGKGTLAPWTPTQTLVIKGPYKYCRNPMITGVFFILLGETLTLNSVNLLIFAAIFFIINTIYFILKEEPDLKERFGGDYQKYKEHVPRWIPRLKPYTGLE
- a CDS encoding GNAT family N-acetyltransferase, whose product is MENLNIHIRPFEQNEAIPYELLLLADPSKKMVDEYINDSLIYLAINENVITGVYALLPLNNHVAEIKNIAVHNVHQGKGIGKLLLESAIQVAKEKGFESLLIGTANSSVTQLYLYQKCGFEIVEIRKNFFLDNYNEPIFENGIQCKHMIVLIKNLNAKDE
- a CDS encoding VOC family protein, which codes for MDKKKLLQGIDTVIVRVSDIEKAKEWYLHKLGLNSIYEDAQIGLVVVDTNGPTSLTLWKTEERIDSNKKSTSFPIFKTTDAKTLRQQLLDNAVNVTELNQDESIKYFQFYDPDGNVLEACETLEPM
- a CDS encoding DUF2199 domain-containing protein; translation: MTKSIEYICSCCGKEHEDWPALGFISPLHYNLLSEDDKQKIAELNSDFCIIRYPDQVDRFIRCTLTQKVIDHCEDLDYGLWVSLSENSFQDYLDNYTNENHKAKYFGWLCNHLPDYIFNDSIPTTVYIKTNNQRPEIVPHEDFDHPFVRDYHNGITKTEAERRIASMIESIEKEED
- a CDS encoding toxin-antitoxin system YwqK family antitoxin: MYRITLTLIGLVVALNTTQAQETYKLDHCDCNDKIVNTTPSLEGKFEREYKGKIIESGFFKNGKKDGEWNTYSTKGTLIRKINYTDGVLNGSSELFYQNGAKKLSASFVNGRQNGKWTYFTANSKVFIEGEYENGKPLGVWSIYDKKGKKPSVQYDYSSSQFLMNQPVAFHKDNEINRNDNTGEYYILRYPDRKEANGTSPLGGFIFSSDLLVDLIEVPVDYWDAYISYNYLIKFNITNDNISSFLVEPIQNYHENGTLIYPFIVSTDPESQLIKKEHTELSKKLLNFKINEAISFLPPWIFKDKTDVEVNLPYVINRIIRFN